A window of the Pyrodictium abyssi genome harbors these coding sequences:
- a CDS encoding HIT family protein translates to MSGDCIFCEIVRGELPSVNIYEDDKVVAFLDIYPINPGHTLVVPKRHAEQLDQLTDEEAAALINAVKKLAPRIVKAVKAHGYNVVANNGKAAGQIIFHVHFHIVPRFEGDNCKFDCSRSKPSMEELREIGEQIRRHIEEQS, encoded by the coding sequence ATGAGCGGGGACTGCATATTCTGCGAGATCGTGCGCGGCGAGCTACCCTCTGTGAATATATACGAAGACGACAAAGTCGTAGCATTCCTCGACATCTACCCCATTAACCCGGGCCACACGCTCGTTGTGCCTAAGCGCCACGCTGAGCAGCTCGACCAGCTCACCGACGAGGAGGCTGCAGCACTGATAAATGCCGTAAAGAAGCTCGCGCCAAGGATAGTCAAGGCCGTCAAGGCCCATGGCTACAACGTGGTGGCCAACAACGGTAAGGCCGCGGGACAGATAATATTCCATGTGCACTTCCACATCGTGCCCAGGTTCGAGGGTGACAACTGCAAGTTCGACTGCAGCCGCAGCAAGCCCAGCATGGAGGAGCTACGGGAGATAGGAGAACAGATACGGAGGCACATAGAGGAGCAGAGCTGA